The Arachis ipaensis cultivar K30076 chromosome B05, Araip1.1, whole genome shotgun sequence nucleotide sequence AGGCACATATCCACAACTACAAAACATGCAGAATCAGATACAAGAAGCGctcatactaaaataaaataagagataACATATAGCTCCAGAAATAACCTTATGCTCAAGTGAATgtctcaaatcaaatcaataatgcTCAGCAAGAATGGAATTAACAAGTGCATTTGAGTGGAATTGCCACTCAGTATATTAtatttgaatagcttcttttttaCAACTACCACAAACTGTTCCCTCTCATTGGCTTTACAACGGTGCTGCTGCCACTGTAAGCACAAGCTGATCCCTGCATACAATTTCTCTGTTTTGCTAAACCAGCAGCTGCAAAGTATATGATGACATCCTTACTTTTAATACAACAGCAACGTATACAGTTAAATCCTCATATTTATtccttaaaagttaaaactataAGCATCACTTCGGCTGACGTAAGCCTTTGGAACATATCCAACCTGCCTAATGTCCTTTATCAATCTGTCAATCATTCTATATATATCATCTGATTTAGGGTGTGACTGATCAAATGCTGTAAATTCATGCACTTCCTCTTCTACCTCAATGGAACTAGCTCCAGAAGGCTTTTGGCTTCCTGTGTTCTTCATTTGCCACCTTACACTAGCAACATTCACCCAATCCCCTGCTTGAGCATAAATGTTTGACAAAAGGTTGAAATTTCCAGGATCCAGTGGTGCCAACTCAAACAAGTGTTCGCACACAGCTTTTGCAAGATCTACATCATTATGCATTCTACAAGCCCCCAAAAGAGTTCCCAAGACTATTTCATTTGGCTCCATAGGCATGCTGCGCACAAGCTGAAAAGCTTCCTCCAGGTGTCCCCCTCGACCAAGAAGATCAATCATACAACCATAGTGCTCAACTTGAGGAACAATCCCATGCACTTTCTCCATTGAATAGAAGTAATTACGCCCTTCATTGACAAGGCCTGCATGGGTGCAAGCACATAAAAGACCAATGAACGTATATTTGTCCGGTTCAAAACCCTCATGTACCATCCTCGTGAAAAGCTCAAGTGCTTTCTCACCACGTCCATGTATGCCTAACCCTTGAATCATGGAATTCCAAGACACCAAATCTTTCTTTTCAATCCTACTAAAGACACCAAGGGCAACATCCACACAACCACACTTCGCATACATATCGATGAATGCGTTCAACACCTTAGTGCTACACCTCAACCTCCGCCTCTCAACAGAAGCATGAATTCTTTTCCCCAACGCAGACATTCCAGACTCGGCACATGCAGCCAAAATACTTATCAGAAACCCATCATCAATCCTCATCCCAACTCCCTCCATCTTATCATACAACTTTGTTGCCTCATTAACAAGCCCCTTCTCAGCATACCCAGATATCATAGTGGTCCAAATCACCAAGTTCTTCACAGGACACTTATCGAACAACATCCTCGCCATATTCATATCCCCGGCTCTACAATAACCCCAAACCATTGAAGCCCATGACACAACATTCCTCTCGGGCATTCCCTCAAACATCTCAAACGCCTTCCCCATCTCCCCAGCCTTAGCATACCCATCCAACATGATGTTCCAACTAACCACATCCCTCtcaggcatttcatcaaacaccttgcAGGCTTTCTCAAACTCACCACCTCTCACCAACCCACCAATCAGAGAGTTCCAAGTCACCACATCCCGTTCCTCCATCTCCAAAAACAACCGAATTGCCGCATCCATTCCAGCACCCCCACATTTACAATACGAATCTATCAACGAGTTCGGCACAAATATATCACTCCCGAAAAACCCAAACTTCACCACATGCGTGTGGATCATCTGCACCATCCGAAAACAGCTATAACCGTCAAAAGATTTCAACAGACACGTGTAGGTGAAGCTATCTGAAAAAACACCATTCCTCTGCATCTGGAAGAAGGTTTCAAATGCGACGGAAGGGTAAGCCTTGTTTTGGGCCTGAGCTCTGATGAGAGTGTTGTAGAGGTGGGTGTTTGGGTTGGTTACGAGGTTGAATGCGTTGACGGCGGAGGGGAGGTGGCGGGAGAGGGAGAAGGCGGCGACGAGTTTCGGTGCGACGTAAGGGTCTTGGTGGAGGTCATTCTTGAGGACTTGAGCTTGGATTTGCTTCACGGTGTTGAGGTTTGAGCAGCGGTGGAGGTCGGAGAGCTTTTCATCGAGAAGGCGGCGCGTGGAAAACCATGTGGGTGCACGCGCCGCCGCAGCAGGCAATTGCATCTGTCGCTGACAGTGGCTTTACAGTGAAAGGGTTTTGAAATGAAATGTCGCAAAACCCCTCGAATTATGCCCACCAgggtttattattataaaaatatattaaattattaaatattgttaataaatttaatatatttttataataaacgcaaaacaaaattattcaaacTTTAATGTCTAGTATTTGCAAAACTCAGATAAATAGTGGAACATTTGCCAAAACTCAGATAAATAAAACTTTTTCACCATATCACCATATTTAAAAACTCATATATCCCACCCTAAACTAAGACAAATGAATTAGAGACAATAAAATGAATTAGAGTTCAATCAATCATTGATgaatgacaataaaataaagcTAGAGGCATAATACCTAATAGAAAAATTGAATGACTTAGAATTAAAACAACACCaccaattaaaattaaaaataaagcaaCAACACCAACAGGAACAATTGAAAGTAACTCAGCAACAACACCAACAATTAAAACCATGGTTctaaaaccggaccggaccggccggttcaaccggaaaaaccgaaAACTGGTTATCTGGCCGGTCCGGTTAACCTCCAAAACCGAGTGGCAAAAAACCGGTCAAAAAATCAGTCGAACCGGCGGTTAATCGGCGAACCGGAAGAACCGTCCGATTTTTTTACGGTTCAGTGGTTTCGAAATTCAGAagccaaacgacgtcgttttggctatttaaaaaaaaaaaaaaaaaaagcatacgacttctgtttgaaaaaaaaataacaggGCATCTAATTCTATTTGCTGGTTCATGGATAACATGCTgatcttaatttttgtttttgattctCTATGCTGCCTGTTCTGTTTGCTGATTCTGTTTGCTGGTTCATGAATATGCTCTATGCTTCTGTTTGCTCTATGCTCGACCATTCTGTTGGATTCTGctttttgttgcttctgaatggaaatggttttaaatttttattttacctgAATCAGTTGATTTCTGTGACTGTCAAGCACTCAAGCTGCATGAAGTTGATCTATGCTGCCTGTTCTGTTTGCTGGAATCTGGAAATAATTTTTGATTCTCTATGCTGCCTGTTCTGTTTGCTGGAAATAGTTTTTGATTCTCTATGTTGCCTGTTCTGTTTGCTGGAATCTGGAAATAGTTTTTGATTCTCTATGCTGCCTGTTCTGTTTGCTGGAAATAGTTTTTGATTCTCTATGCTGCCTGTTCTGTTTGCTGGAAATAGTTTTTGATTCTCTATGCTGCCTGTTCTGTTTGCTGGAATCTGGAAATAGTTTTTGATTCTCTATGCTGCCTGTTCTGTTTGCTGGAATCTGGAAATAGTTTTTGATTCTCTATGCTGCCTGTTCTGTTTCTGATTGTTTTAGATGGAACAATCACAAAGTAACTCACAGCCACAAGATAATGCTGCTCAAAATTCTCAAACTGGTTCATCTAGAGGTAAATCTGATCCAGCTTGGCAGTATTTCACAGTGAGGTATGACAAAAATAACAAGGCTCAATATACATGTATTTTCTGCTTGAATACTTATAATGGAGGGGGGATATATAGAATGAAATATCATCTTGCAAAAATCCCTGGACAAATTAAAGTTTGTAACAAGGTAACTGAAGATGTTGAGc carries:
- the LOC107644429 gene encoding pentatricopeptide repeat-containing protein At3g29230-like, whose amino-acid sequence is MQLPAAAARAPTWFSTRRLLDEKLSDLHRCSNLNTVKQIQAQVLKNDLHQDPYVAPKLVAAFSLSRHLPSAVNAFNLVTNPNTHLYNTLIRAQAQNKAYPSVAFETFFQMQRNGVFSDSFTYTCLLKSFDGYSCFRMVQMIHTHVVKFGFFGSDIFVPNSLIDSYCKCGGAGMDAAIRLFLEMEERDVVTWNSLIGGLVRGGEFEKACKVFDEMPERDVVSWNIMLDGYAKAGEMGKAFEMFEGMPERNVVSWASMVWGYCRAGDMNMARMLFDKCPVKNLVIWTTMISGYAEKGLVNEATKLYDKMEGVGMRIDDGFLISILAACAESGMSALGKRIHASVERRRLRCSTKVLNAFIDMYAKCGCVDVALGVFSRIEKKDLVSWNSMIQGLGIHGRGEKALELFTRMVHEGFEPDKYTFIGLLCACTHAGLVNEGRNYFYSMEKVHGIVPQVEHYGCMIDLLGRGGHLEEAFQLVRSMPMEPNEIVLGTLLGACRMHNDVDLAKAVCEHLFELAPLDPGNFNLLSNIYAQAGDWVNVASVRWQMKNTGSQKPSGASSIEVEEEVHEFTAFDQSHPKSDDIYRMIDRLIKDIRQVGYVPKAYVSRSDAYSFNF